ACGGGTTCGTCGTGCGCGCGAGGGGTTGGGTGTGTGCGTGGTGACGGCGGTTGAGGATGTGACTCCGCGCATGCGTCGTGTGACGTTTAGTGGGTCGGGATTGGCTGAGGCAGTAGCGACGGGCCCAGATCAGCGGGTCAAGTTGAGTTTTCCTGATTCACATAGGTTTACCGGTGATGCGGATGAGATGTCGCGGGCTCGGCGAAAGCGTCGTACGTACACGTTGTTGTGGCTTGATGCGCAGGCAGGTGAGGCGACTGTCGATTTTGTGTTGCATCCCGGTGGCGTGGCTGCAGCATGGGCGTCGCAGGTGCAGGTGGGTGATGAGTTGATGTTGACTGCGCCGGTCGGTGGTTTCGTTCCAGTTGAAGGAGCTGAAGAGGTAGTTCTTGTTGCTGATGAGACGGGATTGCCTGCGTTGCAGGCAATTGTTGCTTCTTTGACTGCTGAGCTGCCGGTGCGAGCGTTTGTTGAGGTTGCGGATGCAGCTGAGCATCAGCCGGTGAGGTCTGTGACGGGTGCTGAGGTGGATGTTGTCTGGATGGATCGGGGTGGTGCTGCTCATGGCTCGCGTATGAGTGAGCTGGCTGCTTCGTTGCCTGGTGAGGTTTCTGCTCGTAGCTCTGTGTGGATTGCGGGGGAGTCTGCGGCAGTAAGGCAGCTGCGTAACGCTCTTGTTACGCAGGGTGGTTTGGATCGGCATCAGGTTGATGCGGTTGCGTATTGGACGAAAGCTGAGGGGCGTAACGCTGGCCGACCGGGGCAGTGATGACATTGAGGCGGCCACCTGGGGTGGCCGCCTCAATGTGTGTTGGGGCGTGTTATTTGATTAGGCCGAGTTCTTTGACTTGGTTGCGCTCGGCTTCCAGGCGCGCGGCTGATGCCATAATGCGTTCTTTGCTGAATTCGTTGAGTTCGATGCCCTGAACAATTTCGTATTTTCCGTCTTTTACGCGGCATGGGAAGGAGGAGATGATGCCTTCTGGTACGCCGTAGGAGCCGTCGGAGGGTACGGACATGGAGACGATTTCGTCGGTGCCGAGCATCCAGTCACGCATGTGGTCGATGGTGGCGTTGGCGGCCGAGGCAGCGGAGGATGCACCGCGTGCTTTGATGATGGCTCCGCCGCGGGTTGCGACGGTGGGAATGTATTCCTCAGTGATCCAAGTCTGTTCGACCAGTTCAGTGGCGGCTTTGCCGTTCACTGTGGTGTTGAACAGGTCTGGGTACATCGAGTCGTCGTGGTTACCCCAAATAGCGAGGTTTTTGATTTCTTCGACTGTCACGCCAAGTTTTTTGGCCAGCATGGATTTGGCGCGGTTGTGGTCCAGGCGAGTGAGGGCGTTGAACTGCTCTGGGGCCATGTCGGGGGCGTTTTTCATGGCGATGAGGGCGTTGGTGTTGGCTGGGTTGCCGGTGACGAGAACTTTGGCTTTGGGGGCGACTTTGTTGAGCGCGGCGCCTTGACCGGTGAAGATTTTCCCGTTGGCGGCAAGGAGGTCGGCGCGGTCCATGCCTTCTTTGCGGGGCATGGCACCTACGAGCATGGCACCGTCGACGTCTTCGAAGATTTCTTCGGGGTTGTCACCGATTTTGATGTTGGTGAGGGTGGGGAAGGCGCAGTCGTCGAGTTCCATGACGACGCCTTTGAGAGCCGGTAGGGCTGGGGCAATTTCGAGCAGTCGCAGTTCGATGGGGGTGTTGGGACCGAGAAGGTCTCCGGCTGCGATTCGGAATAGGAGGCTGTAGCCGATCTGCCCGGCGGCTCCGGTGACGGCGATCTTGACGGGGGTGGTGCTCACAGGTTCATCAACCCTTCCAGCGACGGTGCTGCTTTGGTGTGAGTGTCCGTGCGGTTTGGCTCCGTTGGGTGGTGCTTGCCGCGCGATCGGACCGTGTCGGTCTTGGGTTTGACGCTATCAAAATGGGGGTGTCTGGGTGTTGTGTAGCGGGTTACAAATGGTGGAGGTCGGCCCGTGTGTGGCGGGCCGACGCTTGATGTGGTGGGTCAGCTTCTGCCGAAGAGTTTTTTGAAGAATCCGGGTTTTTTGTCGGGTTTTGCTTCGGGTTGGGGTGTTGGGTGTTGAGGTGGCAGAGGGCTGTTTTCTGTGGTTGTTTCTGTTGTGCTGGGGTGTTCGTCTCCTGGTGTTGTGTCTTTTTTGTCGTTGGTTTCGGGCGGTAGTGGTTCTTCGGTGGTTAGTTCGGGGGTGGGAGGTTCTTCGGTGGGGGTGGCGAATGGGTCGGTGTAGTCCATCGCAATGAAAGTCTTTTTTTCTTCGGAGAAGACGTAGGTATCGGGCAAGGATGCGAGGTGTTCGATGATTGTGCGTGCGGCTTTGTTGTGTTGGTTAGTGGGGTCGTGGTCGCCGGAGAAGTCGATCATGGTGGTGCAGCGTGAGATGCGTCGTTGTTCGAGGGTGGGGGCGTATTCGGCATAGCGGTCGCCGAGTCCTTCGGCTTCGTCGTCGTACCAGAAGGTGAAGGTGTAGCTGCCTAGCGAGAGTGTGACGTTGAGGACGCTGGTGGTGGTTACTGGTGGTGGTTCGTGTCCGGTGAACAGGTCACCGAGGATGGTTTCGAGTTTGTCTTTGGTGAGGGTTGTGTTGGTGGTGGTGAAGATGATGTGGGGGTGTGCGGATCCGGCCATGGTTTCTATGGTGTCGCATTGGGTCGCTCGTGGTGGTGTGCGGGGCTGCGGTAGGTGCTCTGTCGTTTCTTAGCTTGGTGAGGGGTTTGGGGAAGTAGGGTCGGCACTGATTGTGTTTTGTCGTGTCTCAAAGGAGAGCCTGTGAGCAGCAAGATTGTTTGGACGTTGACCGATGAAGCTCCGGCTTTGGCGACCTTTTCACTTCTGCCGATCGTTCGTGCTTTTGTGAAGGCTGCTGATGTTGAGGTGGAAACGAGCGATATTTCTTTGTCGGGAAGAATTTTGGCTCAGTTTCCGGAGAGATTGACGGATGAGCAGAGCGTGCCAGATTATCTAGCTGTTCTGGGTGAATGGACTCAAGATGATTCTGCCAACATTATTAAGTTGCCGAATATTTCTGCGTCGGTTCCGCAGTTGAAGGCGGCAATTAGGGAGTTGCAGGATCAAGGTTTCGCTGTTCCCGATTTTCCTGTGGATCCTTCGACTGATGAAGAGCGGGATGTTTCTTCGCGTTATGCAAAAGTTTTAGGTTCTGCTGTTAATCCTGTTTTGCGTGAGGGAAACTCGGATAGGCGTGCTCCTGCGTCTGTGAAAGCGTTTGCGCAGCGGCATCCCCATCGTCTTCGGGAGTGGGATGCAGGAACTAAAGCGCGTGTAGCGCATATGAGTGATGGTGATTTTTACGGAAACGAACAGTCTGTAGTCACGGCTGAAGGGTGTGGTTTTGAAATTCGATTCACAAATCATGCTGGTGAAGCTCGTTCTTTAGTTGAAGGTTTACAAGCGTCTCCTGGGGAAGTCCTTGATGGTACCTTCATGAGCGTTTCGGTATTGCAAAAATTTTATGCAGAGCAGATTGAGGAAGCGAAGCGCGATGATCTCCTGCTGAGCCTGCATTTGAAAGCAACAATGATGAAGGTTTCGGATCCGGTGCTGTTTGGGCATGCGGTAAAGGTCTTTTTTGTTGATGTATTTGCAGAATTTGGCGATGAGCTGCGTGAAGTAGGCGTAAACCCGAACCTGGGTCTAGGTGATTTGTTGTCTGCGATTCAGGAACTTCCCGATGAGACCAGGAAAGCTATCGAGAAAGCGATTGCCCAGGCATTTGCCGAACGCCCGGCACTAGCGATGGTGGATTCAGATAAAGGGATCACCAATCTTCATGCTCCCAATGATGTAATCGTGGATGCATCGATGCCGGTTGTGGTGCGCGATGGTGGCCAGATGTGGAATGCGAAGGGCGAACGTCAGGCAACATTGGCGATGATCCCTGATCGCAGCTATTCAACGATGTATGCGGCAATTATGGAGGATTGCCGAATTAACGCGGCATTGGATCCAGCAACGATGGGTGATGTTCCTAATGTGGGGTTGATGGCTAAAAAGGCTGAGGAGTATGGGTCGCATCCAACGACATTTGTGATGTCGGAGTCGGGCAAGGTGGAGGTGATCGCTGAAGACGGCTCGGTTTTGATGTCTCATGATGTTGAGGCTGGTGATATTTGGCGTATGGCGCGTACACAAGATGTGTCAGTACGTGATTGGGTGCGTCTTGCCGTGGAGCGGGCACGGTTGTCGGGTACGCCAGCAGTATTTTGGTTGGACTCTGAACGTGCTCATGACGCGAATCTCATTGCGAAGGTTCGCGAGTATTTGGGGGAACATGACACATCTGGTCTATCTATTGAGATTCTGGCTCCGGTTGAAGCCATGAAATTCACCTTGGAGCGCATCCGTCGTGGCGAAAACACTATTTCGGTCACAGGAAATGTGCTTCGCGATTACTTAACTGACCTTTTCCCAATTCTTGAGTTGGGCACGAGCGCGAAAATGCTATCGGTGGTTCCCTTGCTTGCTGGGGGTGGACTTTTCGAGACTGGTGCGGGAGGTTCTGCTCCCAAGCATGTGCAGCAGTTCGTGAACGAAGGCTATTTGAGGTGGGATAGCTTGGGTGAGTTTTCTGCTCTAGGGGCCTCATTGGAGCATGTGGCGAATAGGTCAGGTAACCCGAAAGCACAAGTTTTAGCTGATGCTTTGGATCGGGCTATCTCTCGCTTTTTGGAAGAAAACAAATCTCCCGCGCGTATTGTGGGTGAGATTGATAACAGGGGTAGTCATTTCTATCTTGCTTTGTTCTGGGCACAGGAACTGGCTGGGCAGTCAGTGGATGCTGAGTTGTCTGCAAAGTTTGCAGCTGTTGCTGATGAGTTGTCTGGCAAGGCAGGGGAGATTGATCGTGAGCTCATCGCCGCCCAAGGGGTTGCAGTGGATTTGGGTGGTTACTTCCGCCCAGATGTGGCGAAGGTGGAAGCGGCGATGAGGCCTAGTGGCACGTTGAATACGATTATTGACGCTTTGTAAGCGCTGAGATCGTGTGATTTGTGGCATATGAGTGCGGTGGCTCCTGGGGTTTTGCAGGCAGCCACCGCATTTATTTTGTGTAGTCGTTTTCATCGCGCAAATGTGTGACTGTGTAGCGAACTTTGGCTATCTACCGTGGATTTATGCAGATGAGTAAGGGTTCGCGTGGTGAAGATCAGTGTGTGGTGCGAGTCGGAGAACCATGCCGTTTGTGTCAGCCGGGGGCATCGGGGCCAAAGGATTGCCAGTTGGCTTACCTAGTTCTTAATGATCCGGAGCTGCGTGACTTGTTGGAGGAAAAACTTGCAGGGCTAGAAGAGGCCGCCTGAGGTCCTTCTGGGCGTTGGCGTGGGTGATCCTGCGGGCATGATGGATTCATGCGAGTAGTGAGCGCCAACGTGAACGGTATTCGTGCGGCTGTGCGTCGAGGCATGCTGCCTTGGGTAGATGAGTCGGCGCCGGATGTTGTGACGCTGCAAGAGGTACGTGCCTCGCGTGCGCAACTAGATTCCGCTTTGGAGCAGAGCGCGCTGCAGGAGTGGTCAGTGGTGTTGCATGAGGGGGAAGTAGCAGGAAGAGCAGGCGTTGCGGTCCTGGTGCGTCCTGGTTGTGGTGTGGGAAATGCGGTTACGGGTTTGCCGATGGAGGGGGCGATCGCTGGGCAGCATGGGGGGGATTTTTCAGAGCGGATGCGTCTTGATGATTCGGGGCGGGTGTTCGCTTCGGCAGGTCGTTGGTTGGAAGTGCCTGTTTTAGGGCAGTGGGGCAGCGGTATTGAGAAGGTGACAGTTGTTTCGGCATATGTGCATAGCGGTGATGTGGACAGGCCGGAGGTAATGGCTGAGAAATATGCCCTGATGGAGGCTATGTCGCAGCGGTTCCAAGCTGCTTTAGCTTCGGGGGAGCATCTTCTGGTAACTGGGGACTTGAATGTTGCTCATCGTGAGGTGGATCTAAAAAACTGGCGGGGAAATCTGAAAAAAGCTGGCTTTTTGCCTGAAGAGCGGGCTTTTTTCGACCGTTGGCTGGTGGATGGGGGAATGGTGGATTTGGGGCGCAGGTATGGCGGTGATGGTCCTGGGCCGTATACATGGTGGAGTTGGCGCGGTAAAGCTTTCAATAATGATGCTGGTTGGCGTATTGACTATCACCTGTCGACACCTGAATTAGCGGAGGTTGTTAAGTCTGTATGGGTGGGGAGGGCTGAAACTTATGAGAAGCGCTGGAGTGATCACGCTCCGCTGATTTCGGATTTTTGCTGAGATTTATGTGATTCCTCCCTGTGAGAGTTCGCTTCGATGTAGTTGCTGTGTTTGGGACAGTTCTGCGCTGCTCTCTTCTGGTGCCGTGTTTGTTTGTTTTTTCTGTCCAGTTTTGTAGTTGCCCGTTTATTAAAGAGACTATTTTTCTATTTAGGATGATGGTGTGAATGAAGGTGAAGTAACTTTTGCGCGGGCGTTGCGCTCTGCTGTGGCAGAGGCTGGATTCACGTTGACGGGACTGCGTGCGGAGTTGTTGGAGCGAGGGCTATCTGTCTCGGTGGGCACGTTAAGTCAGTGGCAGACGGGGCGTTCGGTGCCTTTGAAAGATCGATCTTTGGTGGTTGTTGGGGAAATCGAGCGG
This region of Dermatophilus congolensis genomic DNA includes:
- a CDS encoding malate dehydrogenase, coding for MSTTPVKIAVTGAAGQIGYSLLFRIAAGDLLGPNTPIELRLLEIAPALPALKGVVMELDDCAFPTLTNIKIGDNPEEIFEDVDGAMLVGAMPRKEGMDRADLLAANGKIFTGQGAALNKVAPKAKVLVTGNPANTNALIAMKNAPDMAPEQFNALTRLDHNRAKSMLAKKLGVTVEEIKNLAIWGNHDDSMYPDLFNTTVNGKAATELVEQTWITEEYIPTVATRGGAIIKARGASSAASAANATIDHMRDWMLGTDEIVSMSVPSDGSYGVPEGIISSFPCRVKDGKYEIVQGIELNEFSKERIMASAARLEAERNQVKELGLIK
- a CDS encoding DUF6767 domain-containing protein; this encodes MQMSKGSRGEDQCVVRVGEPCRLCQPGASGPKDCQLAYLVLNDPELRDLLEEKLAGLEEAA
- a CDS encoding exodeoxyribonuclease III, with the protein product MRVVSANVNGIRAAVRRGMLPWVDESAPDVVTLQEVRASRAQLDSALEQSALQEWSVVLHEGEVAGRAGVAVLVRPGCGVGNAVTGLPMEGAIAGQHGGDFSERMRLDDSGRVFASAGRWLEVPVLGQWGSGIEKVTVVSAYVHSGDVDRPEVMAEKYALMEAMSQRFQAALASGEHLLVTGDLNVAHREVDLKNWRGNLKKAGFLPEERAFFDRWLVDGGMVDLGRRYGGDGPGPYTWWSWRGKAFNNDAGWRIDYHLSTPELAEVVKSVWVGRAETYEKRWSDHAPLISDFC
- a CDS encoding siderophore-interacting protein, yielding MTERVRRAREGLGVCVVTAVEDVTPRMRRVTFSGSGLAEAVATGPDQRVKLSFPDSHRFTGDADEMSRARRKRRTYTLLWLDAQAGEATVDFVLHPGGVAAAWASQVQVGDELMLTAPVGGFVPVEGAEEVVLVADETGLPALQAIVASLTAELPVRAFVEVADAAEHQPVRSVTGAEVDVVWMDRGGAAHGSRMSELAASLPGEVSARSSVWIAGESAAVRQLRNALVTQGGLDRHQVDAVAYWTKAEGRNAGRPGQ
- a CDS encoding NADP-dependent isocitrate dehydrogenase, with protein sequence MSSKIVWTLTDEAPALATFSLLPIVRAFVKAADVEVETSDISLSGRILAQFPERLTDEQSVPDYLAVLGEWTQDDSANIIKLPNISASVPQLKAAIRELQDQGFAVPDFPVDPSTDEERDVSSRYAKVLGSAVNPVLREGNSDRRAPASVKAFAQRHPHRLREWDAGTKARVAHMSDGDFYGNEQSVVTAEGCGFEIRFTNHAGEARSLVEGLQASPGEVLDGTFMSVSVLQKFYAEQIEEAKRDDLLLSLHLKATMMKVSDPVLFGHAVKVFFVDVFAEFGDELREVGVNPNLGLGDLLSAIQELPDETRKAIEKAIAQAFAERPALAMVDSDKGITNLHAPNDVIVDASMPVVVRDGGQMWNAKGERQATLAMIPDRSYSTMYAAIMEDCRINAALDPATMGDVPNVGLMAKKAEEYGSHPTTFVMSESGKVEVIAEDGSVLMSHDVEAGDIWRMARTQDVSVRDWVRLAVERARLSGTPAVFWLDSERAHDANLIAKVREYLGEHDTSGLSIEILAPVEAMKFTLERIRRGENTISVTGNVLRDYLTDLFPILELGTSAKMLSVVPLLAGGGLFETGAGGSAPKHVQQFVNEGYLRWDSLGEFSALGASLEHVANRSGNPKAQVLADALDRAISRFLEENKSPARIVGEIDNRGSHFYLALFWAQELAGQSVDAELSAKFAAVADELSGKAGEIDRELIAAQGVAVDLGGYFRPDVAKVEAAMRPSGTLNTIIDAL